One Bartonella tribocorum CIP 105476 genomic window carries:
- a CDS encoding helix-turn-helix transcriptional regulator has protein sequence MNTEEKLKIKSIRKCLSLTQKELADLLDVKQASVCRWEQGKGLSLKSYLKLQKLKDSSSSMSAFIAASTDNNKHPQHHSHS, from the coding sequence ATGAACACAGAGGAAAAATTAAAGATTAAATCTATTCGAAAGTGCTTATCGCTAACACAAAAGGAATTAGCAGACCTTTTGGACGTTAAGCAAGCTTCTGTTTGTCGTTGGGAACAAGGCAAAGGATTATCACTAAAAAGTTATCTTAAACTGCAAAAGTTGAAAGATAGTTCTAGCTCTATGTCTGCTTTTATTGCTGCTTCTACAGATAACAACAAACACCCACAGCATCATTCACACTCTTAA
- a CDS encoding Rha family transcriptional regulator, translating to MHNFVTTSANNFQNTTVQTMSSIEIAQLCEKRHDNVMRDIKKILEELNVLKFEGVDFSGYYLDGKGESRPCYNLPKRECLILVSGYSTALRAKIIDRWQELEKQVVTPQIDYSSPKAMIGFLNYLQGQIDQKDTIIEDLTPKAMALESLQRHDGLFGLTEAAKILEMQPKQFIQFLQQKGWIYRRAAGGNLLPYQDKIQKQLMDCPTITLQTSSGIEKVIPCAKITAKGIGVLSQELKRQSIH from the coding sequence ATGCATAATTTTGTCACAACATCTGCAAACAATTTTCAAAACACAACAGTTCAAACGATGTCCAGTATTGAAATAGCCCAATTATGTGAAAAAAGACATGATAATGTTATGCGTGATATCAAGAAAATACTTGAAGAACTTAACGTCCTCAAATTTGAGGGGGTTGATTTTAGTGGTTATTATCTTGATGGCAAAGGTGAAAGCCGACCTTGTTATAACCTCCCCAAACGTGAATGCCTAATTCTCGTATCTGGTTACAGCACTGCCTTACGAGCAAAAATAATTGATCGTTGGCAAGAATTGGAAAAGCAAGTAGTAACACCACAAATCGACTATTCAAGTCCAAAGGCTATGATTGGCTTTTTGAATTACCTACAAGGTCAAATAGATCAAAAAGACACTATCATTGAAGATTTAACACCAAAAGCCATGGCTCTTGAAAGCTTACAGCGCCATGATGGGCTCTTTGGTCTTACAGAAGCTGCTAAAATACTCGAGATGCAACCAAAACAATTCATTCAATTTTTACAGCAAAAAGGGTGGATTTACAGACGTGCAGCGGGTGGAAATTTGCTACCGTATCAAGACAAAATCCAAAAGCAACTTATGGATTGTCCAACCATCACGCTTCAAACTTCGAGTGGAATAGAAAAAGTCATTCCTTGCGCAAAAATCACAGCAAAAGGCATTGGTGTGTTGTCTCAAGAACTTAAACGACAAAGCATACATTAA
- a CDS encoding DUF1376 domain-containing protein, with protein MSSKIPWTRLFADKWILDLTYLSSIEGNIYMRLRLQMLHTGEPLLNNIKVWANYTGYSVKAFVKALDVLQSTGHIIRLADGRLWNLDVEAELSDSAGKSEAASKAVSARWKKSKEKDVKHNTESIQAKYEGDTDSIRNEYESDTETIPYNINNNIYNKKTNTIVLAKKEIGSENLETNDLVEEPIEDDALKSQSEQIEMVETNQLPIHEQENVLKKAKRSKANRGCRLPADFEPDYDFAIEEGLPPERVKVEIAKFRDYWRSKAGANATKTDWQATWRNWVRKAIEDLEKTKNTNNNGGNYGNFSKDQRTRGGTGETIRNLIREAGFSESTSKHCTTDGAIRHKGVSVDLDQWHEIDTSTRGTSFRSVSDSPKLTYLESVC; from the coding sequence ATGTCCAGTAAAATACCATGGACAAGGCTTTTTGCTGATAAATGGATTCTTGATCTCACTTATTTGTCTTCTATTGAAGGCAATATATACATGAGATTACGGTTGCAAATGCTTCACACAGGTGAGCCGCTTTTAAATAACATTAAGGTTTGGGCTAATTATACTGGCTATTCAGTAAAGGCATTTGTCAAAGCATTAGATGTTTTACAGAGCACAGGTCATATTATTCGTTTAGCAGACGGTCGTTTATGGAATCTAGATGTTGAAGCAGAATTAAGTGATAGCGCCGGAAAATCAGAAGCGGCATCAAAAGCTGTTAGTGCTAGATGGAAAAAATCTAAAGAAAAAGACGTAAAGCATAATACAGAATCTATACAAGCTAAATACGAAGGCGATACGGATTCTATACGGAATGAATACGAAAGCGATACGGAAACGATACCATATAACATTAACAATAACATATATAATAAAAAAACTAATACTATCGTATTAGCAAAAAAAGAAATTGGTTCTGAAAATTTAGAAACAAACGATTTGGTTGAAGAGCCAATCGAGGATGATGCTCTCAAAAGCCAATCAGAACAAATCGAAATGGTAGAAACCAACCAACTACCCATTCACGAGCAAGAAAACGTTCTCAAAAAAGCTAAGCGGTCAAAAGCTAATCGGGGTTGTCGATTGCCTGCGGATTTCGAACCCGATTACGATTTTGCAATCGAAGAGGGCTTGCCTCCAGAGCGTGTCAAAGTCGAAATCGCAAAGTTTCGAGATTACTGGCGTTCAAAAGCTGGAGCAAATGCAACCAAAACAGATTGGCAAGCAACATGGCGTAACTGGGTGCGAAAGGCTATCGAGGATTTAGAAAAAACAAAAAACACGAACAACAATGGTGGAAATTATGGAAACTTTTCAAAAGATCAAAGAACTCGTGGTGGTACCGGAGAGACAATCCGTAACCTTATCCGTGAAGCAGGATTTAGTGAATCCACTTCAAAACATTGCACAACAGATGGCGCAATACGTCACAAAGGAGTATCCGTGGACCTTGATCAGTGGCATGAAATTGACACCAGCACTAGAGGAACAAGCTTTCGGAGTGTATCAGACAGTCCAAAACTTACTTACCTTGAAAGCGTCTGTTGA
- a CDS encoding AbrB/MazE/SpoVT family DNA-binding domain-containing protein: MHTTKLRKVGGSVMLSIPPALLDVLHLTENSEVGLAIDNGRLVVGPSVQPRYTMAELLAASDYSQPQSPEDREWVDSSAVGGELI, translated from the coding sequence ATGCACACAACAAAATTACGTAAAGTTGGAGGATCAGTGATGCTCTCCATCCCACCTGCATTGCTTGATGTTCTTCACTTGACTGAAAATAGCGAAGTTGGTTTGGCTATTGATAATGGTCGTCTTGTCGTGGGACCATCAGTCCAGCCGCGATACACGATGGCTGAGTTATTAGCTGCCTCCGATTATTCGCAACCACAATCACCTGAAGACCGTGAGTGGGTTGATTCCTCTGCTGTAGGGGGCGAGCTTATATGA
- a CDS encoding antitoxin MazE family protein gives MATMHVNERVQKHRNAQRKAGLRLMQIWVPDTRQPNFAEECRRQCRLVAKMDKTDTSMQLLMDQSLMDIDGWTE, from the coding sequence ATGGCTACAATGCACGTTAATGAACGCGTTCAAAAACATCGCAACGCACAAAGAAAAGCAGGTTTGCGCTTAATGCAAATTTGGGTACCAGATACTCGTCAACCAAACTTTGCAGAAGAGTGCCGACGCCAATGTCGCTTAGTCGCAAAAATGGATAAAACAGATACATCTATGCAGTTGTTAATGGATCAATCTTTAATGGATATTGATGGCTGGACAGAATGA
- a CDS encoding type II toxin-antitoxin system PemK/MazF family toxin, whose amino-acid sequence MRRGDIYMVDLEPIQGREQRGYRPVVIVSPDDFNQATGLPVILPITSGGNFVRRIGFAVPLTGTRTRGVIRCDQPRVLDLVVRNGRKVESLPTVIMNEVLAKVVTIFS is encoded by the coding sequence ATGAGGCGTGGTGATATCTATATGGTAGATTTGGAACCAATCCAAGGACGAGAGCAGCGTGGGTATCGTCCTGTCGTCATTGTTTCTCCTGATGATTTTAATCAAGCAACAGGTTTACCAGTTATTTTGCCGATCACAAGCGGTGGAAATTTTGTTCGCCGTATTGGATTTGCAGTGCCGCTTACGGGTACAAGAACGAGGGGTGTTATTCGTTGCGATCAGCCTCGTGTTCTCGATTTGGTGGTGCGCAATGGGCGTAAAGTAGAAAGTTTGCCAACAGTTATTATGAATGAAGTATTAGCGAAGGTTGTCACGATCTTTAGTTGA
- the ssb gene encoding single-stranded DNA-binding protein, translating to MLNKVMLIGYLGDDPESKTMTSGAEIVNFRMATSESYTDKATNKKVGKTEWHSVVVFNPHLAKIALQYLSKGSKVYIEGKLQTRKWQDKNGHDCYTTEIILSQYKGELHLLDAKKEQSTSSSSVTSQSYAIASGADDYGTALNDSMPF from the coding sequence ATGCTGAATAAAGTGATGTTAATTGGCTATTTAGGGGATGATCCCGAAAGCAAAACGATGACTTCTGGAGCAGAAATAGTCAATTTTCGTATGGCAACTTCTGAAAGCTATACAGACAAGGCAACCAATAAGAAAGTAGGCAAAACAGAATGGCACTCCGTAGTGGTTTTTAATCCACATTTGGCAAAAATTGCTCTTCAGTATCTCAGTAAAGGTTCAAAGGTTTACATAGAAGGCAAATTACAAACCCGTAAATGGCAAGATAAAAACGGTCATGATTGTTACACAACAGAGATTATCTTGTCACAATATAAAGGCGAGTTGCATTTGCTTGATGCAAAGAAAGAGCAATCTACGTCCTCTTCGTCTGTCACTTCTCAAAGTTATGCTATCGCTTCAGGTGCTGATGATTATGGCACAGCTCTTAATGATAGCATGCCATTTTGA
- a CDS encoding type II toxin-antitoxin system PemK/MazF family toxin: MRGSLVTIAMQGDFGKPRPALIIQANQFSEHTSVTVLPITSTLVDTPLLRITLQPDSKNGLQKTSQVMIDKIMTVRCEKVSPAFGSIHADKMVEIERCLAVFLGIVK; the protein is encoded by the coding sequence ATGCGTGGATCTCTCGTCACAATAGCTATGCAAGGCGATTTTGGTAAACCAAGACCTGCGTTAATCATTCAAGCCAATCAATTTAGTGAACATACAAGCGTAACGGTTTTACCCATTACCAGCACACTTGTTGATACGCCATTACTTCGCATTACTCTCCAACCGGACAGCAAAAATGGTTTACAAAAAACTTCTCAAGTCATGATTGATAAAATTATGACGGTAAGATGTGAAAAAGTTAGTCCAGCTTTTGGCTCCATTCATGCAGATAAAATGGTGGAAATTGAACGCTGCTTAGCTGTATTTTTGGGAATAGTAAAATAA
- a CDS encoding antA/AntB antirepressor family protein, with amino-acid sequence MNTHDNDSEGYLIPENEADNSIGYVQMVNAHVMHRYLNLKQDFNTWFNDCVEKLDLKESVDFVFTKQEWNKKKICPKSEIETDKTDNHHFKIHAARKVAQTERHRNMGRQLYQILHFL; translated from the coding sequence ATGAACACACATGATAATGATAGTGAAGGATATCTCATACCTGAAAACGAGGCAGACAACAGTATTGGTTATGTCCAAATGGTCAATGCCCATGTCATGCATAGGTACTTAAATTTAAAACAAGATTTTAATACTTGGTTTAATGATTGTGTTGAAAAGCTTGATCTAAAAGAAAGTGTGGATTTTGTTTTTACAAAACAAGAATGGAACAAAAAAAAGATTTGTCCAAAATCTGAAATAGAAACAGATAAAACCGATAATCATCACTTCAAAATTCACGCAGCAAGAAAAGTTGCTCAAACAGAACGCCATAGAAACATGGGCAGACAATTATATCAAATCTTGCATTTTCTTTAA
- a CDS encoding XRE family transcriptional regulator codes for MTKNIIATLQVLQSEFGLSQKDLADRLNVTQATVSRWLGSESDPRGSHRDAILELYKSLKGYNQITTLVPLMGYVGAGLEIDTNVEQIPEDGLETIEIPFDLPFEAIGFMVRGDSMYPVYKDGDLIVVKHLQTKPVSGYYGDEVVVLTEDNRRFIKQITRSLEGIVLKSWNADPIKNAKIKWVGEIVAILPHKSYRPLMK; via the coding sequence ATGACAAAAAACATCATTGCTACATTGCAAGTATTGCAATCTGAATTCGGTCTCAGTCAAAAAGATCTTGCAGATAGACTAAACGTAACTCAAGCAACCGTATCAAGGTGGTTGGGAAGTGAATCAGACCCTAGAGGTTCACATAGAGATGCAATTTTAGAACTTTATAAAAGCTTAAAGGGATATAACCAAATTACTACACTTGTTCCTCTTATGGGATATGTAGGAGCAGGGCTAGAGATTGACACAAATGTTGAACAAATTCCAGAAGACGGACTTGAAACAATCGAAATACCATTTGATTTGCCTTTTGAAGCAATAGGATTCATGGTTCGTGGAGATTCTATGTATCCCGTATATAAAGATGGTGATTTAATTGTAGTTAAACATCTGCAAACAAAACCAGTGAGCGGTTATTACGGTGATGAAGTTGTTGTTCTAACAGAAGATAATAGGCGATTTATCAAACAAATTACTCGTTCTTTAGAAGGTATTGTACTCAAGTCATGGAATGCAGACCCGATTAAAAATGCTAAGATAAAATGGGTTGGAGAGATAGTTGCAATACTACCACACAAATCTTATCGCCCACTTATGAAATAA
- a CDS encoding AAA family ATPase, which yields MIYLKKARHYIYPLVYSFDNSICTEKYIKINGKNYGDEIATAFLNYLKNHIPEIVYYDDFMFDVPDKIRFLKSATHASNEELKEDSFLSDKKNLLWHDIFNDLLIGSRKKRAGKEPKSDINFQRDIVDCSDEDAVDQRLSSINDYLNTVITKDWEDITGGKTVFDRFSVEKVTGSNPNFADFCLKVKAKDRTFSLHERSKGCRWFFFFKVLTDIRTNRSKSGIIFLLDEPASNLHIHPQEKILQSLQKLSSFDKNSVIYSTHSPYLIEETHVDNLFIVRNEASDCDDPKILCSKISQLDKGSDELVRSVEPILQKVVMNQVKQLGKNWQERILKICNTTKETGIIAESVQKIINLVQTIF from the coding sequence ATGATTTATCTGAAAAAAGCCAGACATTACATTTATCCTTTAGTATATTCATTTGATAATAGTATTTGCACAGAAAAATATATTAAGATCAACGGTAAAAATTATGGAGATGAAATAGCAACGGCTTTTTTAAATTACTTAAAGAATCATATTCCTGAAATTGTCTATTATGATGATTTTATGTTTGATGTGCCCGATAAAATTAGATTTTTAAAAAGTGCAACTCATGCTTCAAATGAAGAATTAAAAGAAGATAGTTTTTTAAGTGATAAAAAAAATCTTTTATGGCATGATATTTTTAATGATTTACTGATTGGTAGCCGCAAAAAGCGAGCTGGGAAAGAACCAAAATCCGATATTAATTTTCAACGTGATATTGTTGATTGTAGTGATGAAGATGCAGTCGATCAACGTTTGTCTTCTATAAATGATTATCTTAACACTGTTATTACCAAGGACTGGGAAGATATAACGGGAGGAAAGACTGTATTTGATAGATTTAGCGTAGAAAAAGTGACGGGATCTAATCCTAATTTTGCAGATTTTTGTTTAAAGGTCAAAGCTAAAGACCGCACTTTTTCTTTACATGAAAGAAGCAAAGGGTGCCGTTGGTTTTTTTTCTTTAAAGTGCTTACAGATATTCGTACCAACAGAAGCAAAAGTGGAATAATTTTCTTATTGGATGAACCAGCAAGCAATCTACATATTCATCCTCAAGAAAAAATATTACAATCTTTACAGAAATTATCATCTTTTGACAAGAATAGCGTGATTTATTCTACTCATTCCCCTTATTTGATTGAAGAAACTCACGTAGATAATTTATTTATTGTCCGCAATGAAGCCTCTGATTGTGACGATCCTAAAATTCTATGTAGCAAAATTTCTCAGCTAGACAAAGGAAGTGATGAATTGGTGAGATCAGTCGAGCCTATTTTACAGAAAGTTGTAATGAATCAAGTTAAGCAGCTTGGTAAAAACTGGCAAGAAAGAATTCTAAAAATTTGTAACACTACTAAAGAAACAGGTATTATTGCTGAATCTGTCCAAAAAATTATTAATTTAGTACAGACTATTTTTTGA
- a CDS encoding AAA family ATPase — translation MIFTSFELENFKGIGEPVKIDLSGGDRSFPFILVGNNESGKTTTLQGIHLLSQLCLGKQLTDEDFASIRPKTAFFDEDIVLSTTILLDETEIEKLAKIKILKKIKDDLSEKSQTLHLSFSIFI, via the coding sequence ATGATATTTACTTCATTTGAATTAGAAAATTTTAAAGGGATAGGAGAACCTGTAAAAATAGATCTCTCAGGAGGAGATAGGAGCTTTCCTTTTATTCTGGTAGGAAATAATGAATCAGGAAAAACAACAACTTTGCAAGGTATTCATCTCTTGTCACAGCTATGTTTAGGGAAACAATTAACAGACGAAGATTTTGCTTCTATACGTCCTAAAACAGCTTTTTTTGATGAAGACATTGTTTTATCTACCACAATTTTATTGGACGAAACAGAGATTGAAAAATTAGCTAAGATTAAAATACTAAAAAAAATCAAGGATGATTTATCTGAAAAAAGCCAGACATTACATTTATCCTTTAGTATATTCATTTGA